From Phragmites australis chromosome 5, lpPhrAust1.1, whole genome shotgun sequence, a single genomic window includes:
- the LOC133919034 gene encoding uncharacterized protein LOC133919034 encodes MATRTAVRRIPQPANWAAVAEAAARRMEGVGGGRVPRYFSDKTSGRVLSEEERAAENVYIQKMEREKLEKLRRKADKDKAEAAKRDKGDKKGEEAHPR; translated from the exons ATGGCCACAAGAACGGCCGTGAGGAGGATTCCCCAGCCTGCTAACTGGGCGGCGGTTGCGGAGGCCGCGGCGAGGAGGATGGAGGGCGTAGGCGGTGGCCGCGTGCCGCGCTACTTCAGCGACAAGACCTCCGGTAGGGTGCTCAGCGAGGAGGAGCGCGCAGCCGAGAACGTCTACATACAG AAGATGGAGCGGGAGAAGCTGGAAAAGCTGAGGAGGAAGGCGGACAAGGACAAGGCCGAGGCAGCCAAGAGGGACAAAGGGGACAAG AAGGGTGAGGAGGCGCATCCGAGGTGA